The sequence AGGTTGCCTTGGTTCGGGTTCCGGGTGTGTGGCAGGTTGCCTTGGTTCGGGTTCCGGGTGTGCGGCAGGCTGCCTCGGTTCGGGTTCTGGCTGTGTGGCAGCCTGCCCCGGCTCGGGTTTCGCCAGCCTCCGGTTCAGGGCCACGGGTGACGGCTTCGGGTTCGACACCGGCGTTTCCGGTGGTGGGGCCGGCGGCGGCCGGGAAGTGGATGCCGGCGGCTCCAACGTGGGTGTCGGCGGCCTTGCTGTTGGTGCCGGCGTCCTCGAAGCAGGTGTCGGCAGCCTTGATGTGGGTGCCGGGGGCCTCGGTGATGGCGCCCGCCGTGCGGGCCGCGGCGAATCCGGTGCCTCCGCGACCGGCGCGGCCATCGCGAGCATCGGCCCCGATGCCGCGGCTTGCGCTGCGACCGCTTGGAGCGACCTCGCGGTCAGCGGCATCGGGTGTCGCGGCCCGGTCCCGCGAGCCGCGCCCGGTCCCTGGTGCGTGGAGTGTTGCCGGTCCGGCTTGTGCTCCTGGTGCGTGGACCGTTGCCGGTCCGGCTTCTGGTGCGGGTCTCCCCGGCGGAGTCGGCCGCTGCGGGATGGCAATCGCGGTGACGCCCAGCGATATTCGGTGCCGCCGAGTCCGCGGTGGTCGTGGGGTGGCGGCCGGGGTGGCGAAAAGCGAGATTGCCGAATTCCGTCGGGGGCCTTTGTTCCGCCCATTCATGGTAAGTGCCGGCTTACCCGGCCTCCGGTCGAGAATTGTTCACCGGGCGCACGGTCCGCCGGCATCGTGCGGTTTCGATTCCACGAACGGTGTGCGAAAGCCGCTGTCTCGGGCAGGCGTTTTCGTCGCTTGTCGCATCGGGCCTATGGGGACCGTTGCGATGACTCCGTGCTCGGCGTGCCGCTGCACCGGGTTCTGATCGACGCGCGGCGCTTGTTCGGGTCCGACCCGCGGGGCGTGGGCTGGCTGCCTCATCCGGTGGGTCTGCGGGTGTTCGCCGAATGTCGGCGAGCGGCGCGGCTCCAGACGGCTCGGATCGGCTACGTGGGTGTCGACGGGCGGGGTCTTCAGGCAAGTCGCGGGACCTCCCGGGAGATCGGGTAGGTGCGGGTGCGCAATCGATCGGCGCGGTGCGCATGTGTACGAGCGTACGCATGATGTGTACTCTCGTACGTATGACAGCGTCTTCCGATTCGCGGTCCATGCGGGAGCGGATGCTCGCCGGGGACCTGTACATCGCCGACGACCCGGAGCTGGGCGAGGCGGCGCTGCGCGCGATGGACCTGACGGACGAGTACAACGTCACGCCGATCCGCAACTTCGACGAGCGCCGCCGGCTGCTGGCCGAGCTGCTCGGCGAGGTGGGCGAGGGGGTGGAGATCCGCCCGCCGCTACGGGTGGACTACGGCGCCCACATCCGGATCGGCGCCCGCACCTTCGCCAACTTCGGCCTGATCGCCCTGGACGTCGCCCCGATCACGATCGGCGCAGACGTGCAGATCGGCACGAACGTCCAGCTGCTCACGCCGACCCACCCGATCGAGCCGGGGCCTCGCCGCGACAAGTGGGAGGCGGCCAAGCCGATCACGATCGGCGACAACGTCTGGCTCGGCTCCGGCGCGATCGTCCTGCCCGGCATCACCATCGGCGCGAACACCGTCGTCGGCGCCGGCGCGGTGGTCACGCGTGACCTGCCGGCGAACGTGGTCGCGGCCGGCAACCCGGCTCGTGTCGTCCGCACCATCGACCCGGCATGAGCGGCGGCGTGCGATGCCCGGCATGAGCCGCGACAGCGCGCCGGGCCGTGCCACCGCGGGCGCCGCGGGGAGCGCCGTGCCGGGTCGCGTGCCCGCGAAAAGCGCCGTGCCGGGTCGCGTGCCGGTGGAGGGCGCCGTGCCCGCGGAGGGCGGCGTGGCCGGGGACGTCCCGAAGGGCCGGCGGACCCGGCGGCACGATCCGGGCCGCCGGGACCGGCTGATCGACGCCGCGCTCCGGGTGATCGCCGAGCGCGGGGTCGCCGGGACCACGCATCGCGAGATCGCCCGCGCCGCCGACGTCCCGCTCGGCTCGATGACCTACCACTTCAGCTCGCTGGACGAGGTGCTCGCCGAGGCGTTCACCCGGCATGCCGAGGCCGCCGCACGGGTCTTCGACGAACGGCTCGGCGCGGCCACCGACCGCGACAGCGCGGTCGAGGCCGTGATCACGCTGGTCCGCGACGACCTGCTCGGCTCGCCGGCCGATCTGGTGCTGACCGTCGAGCTGTACGTCGCCGCGGCCCGCAATCCGGCGCTGCGCGCGGTGACCCAGGGCTGGATGCAGCGCAGCCGCAGCGCCCTGGAGCGCCACTTCGACCCGACCACCGCCCGTGAGCTGGACGCCCTGATCGAGGGTCTGGTCCTGCACAGCGCCCTCTCCACCGACCCGATGAACCCCGGCCAGATCCGGCACGCCATCGAGCGCTATCTGCGCTGACCCCCCGCAACCCGCCCCGCACGCCGCCGCCGACGCGTGCCCGCAGCCCGGCCCGGTCCGCACGGCCGCCGGGCCGCCGCGCGCCGCGTCCGGCGTCGTACCCCCGAGCGCACCGTCCATCGCAACCGGAGAGCCCTGTGTCCGTTTCCCGCACCACCGGACCGACCCGCGACGCCCGCCGGGCCCGGGCCGCCGTCGCCGCCCTGTTCCTCACCAACGGCGCCGTCTTCTTCAACGTCGTCCCGCGCTACCCGCAGATCAAGGCCGACCTCGGGCTGAGCAACGCGCTCCTGGGCGCGGCGCTGGCGGCGTACCCGGTGGGCGCCCTGCTCGCCGGTCTCCTGGCCGGCGCCGCCATCCGCCGGGCCGGCTCCGCCCGGGTCGCGTCGTTCGGCATCGTGCTGACCGCCGCCGCGACCGTCGCCATCCCGTTCGCCCGCCACGGGAGCGTGTTCGCCGCGGTGCTGTTCGTCGTCGGCGCCCTCGACGCGATCGTCGACGTCGCCCAGAACGCGCACGGCCTGCGGGTGCAGCGCCGGTACGGCCGCTCGATCGTCAACTCGCTGCACGGGGTGTGGAGCATCGGCGCCGTGCTGGGCGGCCTGATGGGCTCCGCCGCGGCCGGGCTGCACCTCCCGCTGGCCGCGCACCTGACCCTGTCGGCGACGCTGTTCAGCCTGGTCGCGCTGGTCGCGTACCGGTTCACGCTGCCCGGCCCGGAAGACGCCGAACGTACCGTGGCATCGGTCCCCGGACCGGGCGACCGCGCCGCCGCCCATGCCCGGCGGCGCCCGTTCGGCGCCGCGGCCGTGCGGATGCTCGCCGCGCTGGGCGTCCTCGCCGCCTGCGGTTCCCTGGTCGAGGACGCCGGCGCCTCCTGGGGCGCGCTCTTCCTCACCGACCTGCGCGCGGACGCGGCCACCGCCGGGCTCGCCGTGGTCGCCCTGCAGGTCGCCATGACCGCCGGCCGTCTCGCCGGTGACCGGGTGGTCGACCGGTTCGGCCAGCGCACCGTGGTCCGGGCCGGGGGCGTGCTGGCCGCCGCCGGGATGGGCGCCGCCCTGGCCGTGCCGTCGGTGCCGACCGCGCTGGCCGGGTTCGCCCTCGCCGGGCTCGGCGTGGCCACCCTGGTCCCGGCCGCCATGCACACCGCCGACGAGCTGCCCGGCCTGCCGCCGGGC is a genomic window of Actinoplanes teichomyceticus ATCC 31121 containing:
- a CDS encoding MFS transporter, whose product is MSVSRTTGPTRDARRARAAVAALFLTNGAVFFNVVPRYPQIKADLGLSNALLGAALAAYPVGALLAGLLAGAAIRRAGSARVASFGIVLTAAATVAIPFARHGSVFAAVLFVVGALDAIVDVAQNAHGLRVQRRYGRSIVNSLHGVWSIGAVLGGLMGSAAAGLHLPLAAHLTLSATLFSLVALVAYRFTLPGPEDAERTVASVPGPGDRAAAHARRRPFGAAAVRMLAALGVLAACGSLVEDAGASWGALFLTDLRADAATAGLAVVALQVAMTAGRLAGDRVVDRFGQRTVVRAGGVLAAAGMGAALAVPSVPTALAGFALAGLGVATLVPAAMHTADELPGLPPGTGLTIVSWLLRGGFLLSPPLVGVVADRTSLRAGLLTVVLAGVVTAILARVLVNRRSATGRDEPAAVPAGPAAVPAGPAAVPADRGPV
- a CDS encoding sugar O-acetyltransferase encodes the protein MTASSDSRSMRERMLAGDLYIADDPELGEAALRAMDLTDEYNVTPIRNFDERRRLLAELLGEVGEGVEIRPPLRVDYGAHIRIGARTFANFGLIALDVAPITIGADVQIGTNVQLLTPTHPIEPGPRRDKWEAAKPITIGDNVWLGSGAIVLPGITIGANTVVGAGAVVTRDLPANVVAAGNPARVVRTIDPA
- a CDS encoding TetR/AcrR family transcriptional regulator, which produces MSRDSAPGRATAGAAGSAVPGRVPAKSAVPGRVPVEGAVPAEGGVAGDVPKGRRTRRHDPGRRDRLIDAALRVIAERGVAGTTHREIARAADVPLGSMTYHFSSLDEVLAEAFTRHAEAAARVFDERLGAATDRDSAVEAVITLVRDDLLGSPADLVLTVELYVAAARNPALRAVTQGWMQRSRSALERHFDPTTARELDALIEGLVLHSALSTDPMNPGQIRHAIERYLR